In Bacteroides coprosuis DSM 18011, the following are encoded in one genomic region:
- a CDS encoding protein of unknown function DUF389 (COGs: COG1808 membrane protein~InterPro IPR005240~KEGG: bfs:BF0130 hypothetical protein~PFAM: Protein of unknown function DUF389~SPTR: Putative integral membrane protein;~IMG reference gene:2504106004~PFAM: Domain of unknown function (DUF389)~TIGRFAM: uncharacterized hydrophobic domain; TIGR00341 family protein): protein MSTDKRNVFAVRSFVKEYLDLHKDKDNEQLTVESIRKGVSFKGANLWILIFATFMASLGLNVNSTAVIIGAMLISPLMGPIMGIGLAVGINDFELMKRSFKSFLITTAFSVVTSTVFFLLSPLAEAQSELLARTSPNIYDVFIALFGGLAGVVALSTKEKGNVIPGVAIATALMPPLCTAGYGLATGNLAFFLGAFYLYFINSVFISVATYLGVRVMHFRAKEFVDKSRELKVRKYIVFIVVATMVPAIYLTVGIIKETVFKGAATRFITEELTFDNTQIINRSIGQNDSTKQKEIRVVLIGAEVPEASINIARQRMPKYKLNDARLVVIQGMNESAPDMKSIKASLMEDFYKDNQMKLQDQQVKIESLEGAIAKYKEYSSLSSKIAPELMVLYPSVKKISISETVEVDVKTLKPDTVTLAILNLNKELDKEEKIKLEDWLKTRVGAKKFRLILE, encoded by the coding sequence ATGAGTACTGATAAAAGAAATGTATTTGCGGTTAGATCTTTTGTAAAAGAATATTTAGATCTACACAAGGATAAAGACAATGAACAGCTCACCGTAGAGAGTATTCGTAAAGGAGTCAGTTTTAAGGGTGCAAATCTATGGATTTTGATATTTGCTACATTCATGGCCTCTTTAGGTTTGAATGTAAACTCTACCGCTGTAATTATTGGTGCTATGCTTATTTCCCCTTTAATGGGACCCATTATGGGGATAGGACTAGCTGTAGGTATAAATGATTTTGAGTTAATGAAACGCTCTTTCAAGAGCTTTTTAATTACGACAGCATTTAGTGTAGTAACGTCAACAGTATTCTTTTTATTATCGCCTTTAGCAGAGGCTCAATCTGAATTGCTAGCGCGTACGTCACCAAATATTTATGATGTTTTTATTGCTTTGTTTGGTGGACTTGCTGGAGTAGTAGCTTTGTCTACAAAAGAGAAAGGAAATGTGATACCTGGTGTGGCTATTGCTACAGCACTTATGCCTCCTTTATGTACAGCTGGTTATGGCTTAGCTACAGGTAATCTCGCTTTTTTCTTAGGTGCATTTTATCTTTATTTTATAAATTCTGTGTTCATATCAGTAGCAACTTATTTGGGTGTTCGAGTGATGCACTTTAGGGCAAAAGAGTTTGTTGATAAATCTAGAGAATTAAAGGTGCGTAAATATATTGTTTTCATAGTGGTTGCTACTATGGTACCTGCGATCTATTTAACTGTAGGTATTATTAAAGAAACTGTATTTAAGGGTGCTGCTACACGATTTATTACGGAAGAACTTACGTTTGATAATACTCAAATTATTAACCGGTCGATAGGGCAGAATGATTCTACTAAACAGAAAGAAATTCGTGTTGTGTTAATTGGAGCTGAAGTACCTGAAGCCTCTATAAATATAGCTCGCCAAAGAATGCCAAAATATAAGTTAAATGACGCTCGTTTAGTTGTTATACAAGGGATGAATGAATCTGCACCCGACATGAAGTCAATTAAAGCCTCTTTGATGGAGGATTTCTATAAAGACAACCAAATGAAGCTGCAAGATCAACAAGTGAAGATAGAGAGTCTTGAAGGGGCTATAGCCAAGTATAAAGAGTATAGTTCACTAAGTTCTAAAATTGCACCCGAATTAATGGTTCTTTATCCTTCCGTGAAGAAGATCTCTATATCTGAAACTGTAGAAGTAGATGTGAAGACATTGAAGCCCGATACAGTAACACTTGCTATTTTAAATTTGAATAAGGAGCTCGATAAGGAAGAAAAAATCAAATTAGAAGATTGGCTTAAAACAAGAGTCGGAGCTAAGAAGTTTAGATTAATACTTGAGTAG
- a CDS encoding polysaccharide biosynthesis protein (COGs: COG2244 Membrane protein involved in the export of O-antigen and teichoic acid~InterPro IPR002797~KEGG: bfs:BF0129 polysaccharide biosynthesis transmembrane protein~PFAM: Polysaccharide biosynthesis protein~SPTR: Putative uncharacterized protein;~IMG reference gene:2504106005~PFAM: Polysaccharide biosynthesis protein), translated as MTNQSKLGVPKNDGKKLVKDIMIYGVSSIVGRFLNYLLVPLYSYKMPVESGSYGVVSNMYALIALLLVILTYGMETGFFYYANKQKENPKKVFSTILIAVGVTSLVFVLLCLLNLDSIAHLLEYDAHPEYLGMMMVVVAMDAFMSILFAYLRYKNRPIKFAGIKLFFIGCNIILNLFFLVWVPYLQPLAPDLFTWYDPQYLERYVFVANLIATSMQLLFFIPELKGMEYIFDKALFKRIFKYSFPVLILGVAGVLSQTFDKIIFPLVYPDADKGYVELGIYGATSKIAMIMGMCTQAFRYAYEPFVFSKNKEGDGRQTYAEVMKFFLIFTLLGFLGVVFYMDIIRYIIQPGYWEGLRVVPIVMVTEILIGVFFNLAYWYKLIEQTKWGAYFSIIGCVIIIVLNLLWIPKYSYMGCAWAGVVGYGVMTLLSYIVGQKKNPIPYNLKEIGIYIGLAFVLYLLGTQIEIENFYLRMLYRTILILLYVTYVVKKDLPLARIPIINRFIKK; from the coding sequence ATGACTAATCAATCAAAATTAGGTGTTCCTAAAAATGACGGTAAGAAACTAGTGAAAGATATCATGATTTATGGAGTGAGCAGCATCGTGGGTCGCTTCCTGAATTATCTCCTAGTTCCTTTATATTCTTATAAAATGCCTGTTGAAAGTGGGAGCTACGGCGTGGTGTCTAATATGTATGCACTTATAGCTCTTCTGTTGGTCATTCTAACTTATGGAATGGAAACAGGTTTCTTTTACTATGCCAATAAACAAAAAGAAAATCCAAAGAAAGTATTCTCTACTATTCTGATTGCAGTGGGGGTAACTTCTCTAGTCTTTGTTTTACTTTGTTTGTTAAACTTAGATTCTATAGCCCATCTATTGGAGTATGATGCTCACCCCGAGTATCTGGGTATGATGATGGTTGTGGTGGCTATGGATGCTTTTATGAGTATCTTATTTGCATACTTAAGGTATAAGAATAGACCTATTAAGTTTGCTGGAATAAAACTCTTTTTTATTGGATGTAATATCATACTGAATTTATTCTTCTTGGTATGGGTTCCTTATTTGCAACCATTGGCTCCCGATTTATTTACTTGGTATGATCCACAATACTTAGAAAGATACGTATTTGTTGCCAATTTAATAGCAACATCTATGCAGTTATTATTCTTTATTCCAGAGTTAAAAGGAATGGAGTATATTTTTGATAAAGCATTATTTAAGAGAATTTTTAAGTACTCATTCCCTGTTCTTATTTTAGGCGTAGCAGGTGTTTTGAGTCAGACTTTTGATAAAATAATATTTCCTTTAGTATATCCAGATGCAGACAAAGGTTACGTAGAATTGGGTATTTATGGAGCCACGAGTAAGATTGCAATGATAATGGGTATGTGTACACAAGCATTTAGATATGCTTATGAACCTTTTGTGTTTAGTAAAAATAAAGAAGGAGATGGAAGGCAAACGTATGCAGAGGTAATGAAATTCTTTCTCATCTTTACATTGCTCGGCTTTTTAGGTGTCGTTTTTTATATGGACATTATACGTTATATTATTCAGCCTGGATATTGGGAAGGACTTCGTGTTGTGCCTATCGTAATGGTGACAGAGATATTGATAGGAGTCTTCTTTAATCTAGCTTACTGGTATAAACTAATTGAGCAAACTAAGTGGGGCGCTTATTTCTCTATAATAGGTTGCGTAATTATTATTGTTCTTAATCTGCTATGGATTCCAAAATATAGCTATATGGGCTGTGCTTGGGCAGGAGTAGTAGGGTACGGTGTGATGACGTTATTGTCTTATATTGTAGGACAGAAGAAAAATCCAATCCCTTACAACTTGAAGGAAATAGGTATTTATATCGGTTTGGCTTTCGTACTTTATCTTTTAGGAACTCAAATAGAAATAGAAAATTTCTATTTAAGAATGCTATATAGAACAATATTGATATTATTATATGTAACTTATGTAGTTAAAAAGGATTTGCCGTTGGCAAGAATACCTATTATTAACCGTTTTATTAAGAAGTAA
- a CDS encoding Holliday junction ATP-dependent DNA helicase ruvB (COGs: COG2255 Holliday junction resolvasome helicase subunit~HAMAP: DNA helicase, Holliday junction RuvB type~InterProIPR004605:IPR003593:IPR008824:IPR003959:IPR 008823~KEGG: bfs:BF0128 Holliday junction DNA helicase RuvB~PFAM: DNA helicase, Holliday junction RuvB type, C-terminal; ATPase, AAA-type, core; DNA helicase, Holliday junction RuvB type, N-terminal~SMART: ATPase, AAA+ type, core~SPTR: Putative holliday junction DNA helicase;~TIGRFAM: DNA helicase, Holliday junction RuvB type~IMG reference gene:2504106006~PFAM: Holliday junction DNA helicase ruvB C-terminus; Holliday junction DNA helicase ruvB N-terminus~TIGRFAM: Holliday junction DNA helicase, RuvB subunit), which produces MFLVKLRLKCIFFYTFVWDKLIRMEENFDIRDHQLTTREKEFENALRPLSFSDFNGQDKVVENLTIFVKAARLRAEALDHVLLHGPPGLGKTTLSNIIANELEVGFKVTSGPVLDKPGDLAGVLTSLEPNDVLFIDEIHRLSPVVEEYLYSAMEDYRIDIMIDKGPSARSIQLELNPFTLVGATTRSGLLTAPLRARFGINLHLEYYDDDVLTTIIKRSAAILDVPCDDQAAAEIASRSRGTPRICNALLRRVRDFAQVKGDGSIDIKIAQYALEALNIDKYGLDEIDNKILCTVIDKFDGGPVGLTTIATALGEDPGTIEEVYEPFLIKEGFIKRTPRGREVTPLAYKHLGREFQSKQQSLF; this is translated from the coding sequence ATGTTTTTAGTTAAACTCCGGCTTAAATGTATATTCTTTTATACCTTTGTTTGGGATAAATTAATTAGAATGGAAGAAAATTTTGATATAAGAGATCACCAGCTAACCACTCGTGAAAAGGAATTTGAGAATGCTTTGCGTCCTCTTTCTTTTTCTGATTTTAATGGTCAAGATAAGGTGGTTGAGAACTTAACTATATTCGTAAAAGCTGCCCGTTTGAGGGCTGAAGCTTTGGATCATGTCCTCCTTCATGGACCTCCTGGTTTGGGTAAAACAACCCTATCAAATATTATTGCAAATGAATTAGAAGTAGGCTTTAAAGTTACATCAGGTCCAGTATTAGATAAGCCTGGAGATTTAGCTGGTGTTTTGACAAGCTTGGAGCCTAATGATGTCTTGTTTATTGATGAAATACATCGATTGTCTCCAGTGGTAGAAGAGTATTTGTATTCTGCTATGGAAGATTATCGTATCGATATCATGATAGATAAAGGACCTTCAGCTAGAAGCATCCAACTTGAGTTAAATCCTTTTACCTTGGTTGGGGCAACGACTAGAAGTGGGTTGTTGACAGCACCTCTTCGTGCCCGTTTTGGAATTAATCTTCACTTAGAATATTATGACGATGATGTATTAACTACTATTATTAAACGATCTGCAGCTATATTAGACGTTCCTTGTGATGATCAAGCTGCTGCAGAAATTGCATCTCGCAGTAGGGGTACCCCACGTATTTGTAATGCTTTACTTAGACGAGTACGTGATTTTGCACAAGTGAAGGGTGATGGCTCTATAGATATTAAAATAGCTCAATATGCACTTGAGGCTTTAAATATTGATAAATATGGCTTGGATGAAATAGACAACAAGATTCTTTGTACTGTTATCGATAAGTTTGATGGTGGTCCTGTGGGACTAACTACTATTGCTACAGCTTTAGGTGAAGACCCAGGAACTATTGAAGAGGTATATGAGCCTTTTTTAATAAAAGAAGGTTTTATAAAACGTACTCCTCGTGGAAGGGAAGTAACACCTCTTGCTTATAAACATTTAGGAAGAGAGTTTCAATCAAAACAACAATCTCTATTTTAG
- a CDS encoding metalloprotease ybeY (COGs: COG0319 metal-dependent hydrolase~HAMAP: Uncharacterised protein family UPF0054, metalloprotease YbeY, predicted~InterPro IPR002036~KEGG: bfs:BF0118 hypothetical protein~PFAM: Uncharacterised protein family UPF0054, metalloprotease YbeY, predicted~SPTR: Putative uncharacterized protein;~TIGRFAM: Uncharacterised protein family UPF0054, metalloprotease YbeY, predicted~IMG reference gene:2504106007~PFAM: Uncharacterized protein family UPF0054~TIGRFAM: metalloprotein, YbeY/UPF0054 family) — MSWGCFQQIAFITMIITYHTEGVEMPIINEKLIQEWIKEVATKYQRRAGEIAYIFCSDEKILEVNRTYLQHDYYTDIITFDYCKGNIISGDLFISLDTVKTNSEQFNTPYNEELHRTIIHGILHLCGINDKGPGEREIMEQAENEALTIYKRIAHISSF, encoded by the coding sequence ATGTCTTGGGGTTGTTTTCAACAAATTGCATTTATCACTATGATTATTACTTACCATACTGAAGGGGTAGAAATGCCCATTATTAATGAGAAACTTATCCAGGAATGGATAAAAGAAGTAGCCACTAAATATCAAAGAAGAGCTGGAGAGATAGCTTATATCTTTTGCTCTGATGAGAAAATTTTAGAGGTCAACCGCACATATCTTCAACACGACTACTACACAGACATTATTACTTTTGATTATTGTAAAGGGAATATTATATCGGGAGATTTATTTATCAGTTTAGACACGGTAAAAACCAATTCCGAGCAATTCAACACGCCCTATAATGAAGAGCTACACAGAACCATTATTCATGGTATATTACACCTCTGTGGTATAAATGATAAAGGGCCAGGAGAAAGAGAAATTATGGAGCAAGCTGAAAACGAAGCTCTAACAATTTATAAAAGAATTGCACATATCTCCTCTTTTTAA
- a CDS encoding tRNA uridine 5-carboxymethylaminomethyl modification enzyme mnmG (COGs: COG0445 NAD/FAD-utilizing enzyme apparently involved in cell division~HAMAP: Glucose-inhibited division protein A~InterPro IPR004416:IPR002218~KEGG: bfs:BF0113 tRNA uridine 5-carboxymethylaminomethyl modification enzyme GidA~PFAM: Glucose-inhibited division protein A-related~SPTR: tRNA uridine 5-carboxymethylaminomethyl modification enzyme mnmG;~TIGRFAM: Glucose-inhibited division protein A~IMG reference gene:2504106008~PFAM: Glucose inhibited division protein A~TIGRFAM: glucose-inhibited division protein A) — translation MEFKYDVIVIGAGHAGCEAATAAARLGSKTCLITMDMNKIAQMSCNPAIGGIAKGQIVREIDALGGEMGLITDRTAIQFRMLNRSKGPAMWSPRAQCDRNKYIWEWREVLDSTDNLDIWQDSVKDLIIKDGQVIGVNTLWEATFYAKSIIITAGTFLNGLMHVGKTQLPGGRMAEPASYYLTESINSYGIRFDRMKTGTPVRIDSRSVHFEDMEPQEGDDDFHKFSFMDTGKRHLDALPCWTCYTTPESHETLRKGLVDSPLYNGQIKSIGPRYCPSVETKIVNFPTKEKHQLFLEPEGVITNEMYLNGFSSSLPMDIQLKALRQIPAFRDVHVYRPGYAIEYDFFDPTQLTHTLESKVIKNLFFAGQVNGTTGYEEAAGQGLIAGINAHINCHGGKEFILGRDEAYIGVLIDDLVTKGVDEPYRMFTSRAEYRILLRMDDADMRLTPKAWDLGLASRERYNLYSSKKEQIDRILEFANNYSVKPAYINEALEKLGTTSLKHGCKLIEVLTRPQITFENIQDSIPAFKEELDKIKGRREEIIEAAEILVKYSGYIEREKLIAEKTKRLENIKIRGKFDYSQIHSLSFEAREKLQKIDPENIAQASRIPGVSPSDINVLLVLVRK, via the coding sequence ATGGAATTTAAATATGACGTAATTGTTATAGGCGCTGGACATGCTGGCTGTGAAGCTGCAACTGCAGCTGCTCGCCTAGGTTCTAAAACATGCCTAATAACAATGGATATGAATAAGATTGCACAAATGAGCTGCAATCCAGCTATCGGAGGGATAGCTAAAGGACAAATAGTAAGAGAAATTGATGCACTGGGAGGAGAAATGGGATTAATAACAGATAGAACTGCTATCCAATTTCGTATGCTCAATCGTTCAAAAGGGCCTGCAATGTGGAGCCCCAGAGCACAGTGCGACAGAAATAAATACATTTGGGAATGGAGAGAAGTGCTCGATTCTACAGACAACCTTGACATCTGGCAAGACAGCGTTAAAGATCTAATAATAAAAGATGGCCAAGTTATAGGTGTAAACACTCTATGGGAAGCAACTTTCTATGCTAAGTCTATAATAATTACTGCAGGAACATTCTTAAATGGACTCATGCATGTTGGTAAAACTCAACTACCTGGTGGTCGTATGGCTGAACCTGCTAGTTACTATCTAACAGAGTCTATTAATAGCTATGGCATTCGATTTGACAGAATGAAAACAGGTACTCCTGTGCGTATTGATTCAAGAAGTGTTCACTTTGAAGATATGGAGCCACAAGAAGGCGATGATGACTTTCATAAGTTCTCCTTTATGGACACTGGAAAAAGGCACCTAGACGCACTCCCTTGTTGGACTTGTTACACTACTCCTGAATCTCACGAAACATTGAGAAAAGGACTGGTAGACTCTCCTCTTTATAACGGACAGATTAAAAGTATCGGGCCACGCTATTGTCCAAGCGTAGAAACTAAAATTGTAAACTTCCCTACCAAAGAGAAGCATCAACTATTCTTAGAACCTGAAGGTGTAATCACAAATGAGATGTATCTAAATGGTTTCTCATCTTCTCTGCCAATGGATATTCAACTTAAAGCTTTACGCCAGATTCCTGCATTTAGAGATGTCCATGTTTACAGACCTGGGTATGCTATTGAATATGATTTTTTTGATCCGACTCAACTAACCCACACTCTTGAATCTAAGGTAATAAAGAACTTATTCTTTGCAGGACAGGTAAATGGTACTACTGGGTATGAAGAAGCAGCAGGTCAAGGGTTAATCGCGGGAATTAATGCACACATTAACTGCCATGGAGGGAAAGAATTCATCTTAGGTAGAGACGAGGCCTATATCGGAGTATTAATTGATGATCTTGTTACTAAAGGCGTTGATGAGCCCTATCGTATGTTTACCTCAAGGGCAGAATATAGAATTCTTCTGAGGATGGATGATGCCGATATGAGATTAACTCCTAAAGCTTGGGATTTAGGATTAGCTTCTCGTGAAAGGTATAATTTATACAGTAGTAAAAAAGAACAAATTGATCGTATTTTAGAGTTTGCAAATAACTACTCAGTCAAACCGGCTTACATTAATGAAGCACTAGAAAAGCTAGGAACAACATCATTAAAACATGGTTGCAAACTAATTGAAGTATTAACTCGACCACAAATTACTTTTGAGAATATACAAGATTCCATTCCCGCATTTAAAGAAGAATTAGATAAGATCAAAGGTAGAAGAGAAGAAATAATTGAAGCTGCTGAGATCTTAGTTAAATACAGTGGATATATAGAAAGAGAAAAGCTAATTGCAGAAAAGACAAAAAGATTGGAAAACATAAAAATAAGAGGTAAATTTGATTATAGCCAAATCCATTCACTGTCTTTTGAGGCTAGAGAAAAGCTTCAGAAAATAGACCCTGAGAATATTGCACAAGCAAGTCGCATCCCAGGTGTATCCCCTAGTGATATAAATGTACTTTTAGTTCTAGTAAGAAAATAA
- a CDS encoding Adenine phosphoribosyltransferase (COGs: COG0503 Adenine/guanine phosphoribosyltransferase and related PRPP-binding protein~HAMAP: Adenine phosphoribosyl transferase~InterPro IPR005764:IPR000836~KEGG: bfs:BF0112 adenine phosphoribosyltransferase~PFAM: Phosphoribosyltransferase~SPTR: Adenine phosphoribosyltransferase;~IMG reference gene:2504106009~PFAM: Phosphoribosyl transferase domain~TIGRFAM: adenine phosphoribosyltransferase) — MTKEELIKEIRTVKDFPLEGILFYDITTLFKSAEALECLGDILYEMYKDKGITKVVGIESRGFIMGPILATRLGAGFVTIRKPGKLPAETIEESYKKEYGTDIIQMHKDALTEDDVVLVHDDLLATGGTMKAAIKLVNQLKPKQTMVNFIIELKKLEGRKGFPKDLEIDTVLSL; from the coding sequence ATGACTAAAGAAGAATTGATCAAAGAAATTAGAACCGTAAAAGACTTCCCTCTAGAGGGTATTCTTTTTTACGATATAACTACCCTTTTCAAAAGCGCAGAGGCTTTAGAATGTTTAGGAGATATTTTATACGAAATGTATAAAGACAAAGGCATTACAAAAGTGGTAGGAATTGAATCAAGAGGTTTTATTATGGGTCCTATTTTAGCAACTAGATTGGGTGCAGGATTTGTCACCATAAGAAAGCCTGGAAAACTTCCTGCAGAAACGATTGAAGAAAGTTACAAAAAAGAATATGGAACGGATATTATCCAAATGCACAAAGACGCTTTGACGGAAGATGACGTAGTTCTTGTTCATGATGATCTTCTTGCTACAGGTGGCACTATGAAGGCGGCAATAAAACTAGTCAATCAACTCAAGCCTAAACAGACTATGGTAAACTTTATCATTGAATTAAAAAAACTAGAAGGAAGGAAGGGCTTCCCGAAAGATTTAGAAATAGATACGGTTTTATCACTTTAA